Sequence from the Coxiella endosymbiont of Amblyomma sculptum genome:
GATATTTAGGTCCAAAATGCAGATTGTTACGACGCGAAAAGACCGATTTACAACTAAAGAGCGGAATTCGTAGTGTTGATTCGAAGTGCAATATCGAGCGTATTCCCGGTATGCATTGGCAGCGCCGGGGGAGAACTACAGACTATAGTGCTCAATTACGGATGAAACAATTGATTAAGCGGTACTACGGAATTCTAGAAAAGCAATTTCGCAATTATTATCAAAAAGCCGATAAATTCAAGGGTTCTACTGGAGAGAATTTGCTAAACTTATTGGAGAGGCGTTTGGACAATGTAGTGTATCGGATGGGGTTTTCGGCCACTCGGGCCGAGGCGAGACAACTCGTAAGCCACAAAGCTATTCTTGTCAATGGAGGTTTGGTCAACATCTCTTCCTATCAGGTAAAGACCGGAGATTCGATCGAAGTACGCGATTGTGCAAAAAAGCAACTGCGTATTAAAGGCGCATTAGAACTGGCACAACAACGTGCAACTGTCCCTTGGATCGAAGTGAATTCTGCAAAAATGGTTGGTGTATTCAAAAATCAGCCCAGTGCAGCAGAACTGCCCGCTGAATTCAAAATTAATCTTGTTGTTGAGCTTTATTCGAAATAGGGGGTTTAAAAATGCAAGAGCTTCACTCGTTTTTAACGCCGAAAAATATTCAGGTTTATCCTATATCGACCAACCACTTTCGCATCGTTTTGGAACCATTAGAACGCGGATTTGGACACACTTTGGGAAACGCCTTGAGACGAGTTTTACTGTCTTCGATGCCTGGAGCCGCTATTGTCGAAGCGCAAATAGAAGGGGTTTTGCATGAATACAGTTCTCTTGAAGGCATACGAGAAGATATAGTGGACGTCATTTTGAATTTGAAAGGAATTTCTGTCAGGTTGGAAGGATGCGATGAAGCTACCTTAAATCTAAGTAAAAAAGGACCGGGTGTGGCTACGGCGGGGGATCTGCAAACAGACCACAGAGTCAAGATCGCCAATCCCGATCATATCATTGCGCATCTCACTCGAGATGGTGTTCTCAGTATGAGATTGAAAGCGGCGATAGGTCGAGGTTATGAACCTGCCAGCATTCGCGCAGAAAAAGGAGAAAACCGATCTCTTCTGAATGTGTTGTTGTTGGACGCTTCCTACAGTCCAGTACGACGCGTTTCCTATTCTGTAGAAAACACTCGAGTTAAAAAACGTATCGATTTGGATAAATTGATCATCGAACTCGAGACCAATGGTACTCTCAATCCTGAAGGGGCTATTCGATTTGCGGCGACTATTTTGCAACAGCAATTGTCCGCTTTTGTCGATATGAAACATGAAGAAAGATCCACCAATTGCAGTAAAGGAGAGAAAATAAATCCTGTATTGTTTCGTTCTGTAGACGACTTGGAATTGACCGTACGTGCGGCTAATTGCTTAAAAGCGGAAAGCGTCTACTATATTGGCGATTTGGTTCAACGATCCGAAAACGATCTACTCAAAACACCAAATTTGGGCAGAAAGTCTTTGTTGGAGATTAAAAGCGTTCTCGCACAAAAAGGGCTAAGTTTGGGTATGCATATTGAAGGAGGATGGCCTCCGGAAAATTTTCCGGAGAAAAAAATAAATTATGCGTCATCGTAAAAGTGGAAGACGCTTGAGTCGTCCCAGTGCACACCGCAATGCGATAATGAGAAATATGGCTGTTTCGTTGCTGAAGCACGAGATGATAAGAACCACCTTGGCAAAAGCAAAAGAATTGCGCAGAACGGTTGAACCTCTAATCACTGTAGCAAAAGAAGACAGTGTCGCCAATCGCCGCTTAGTTTTTGGCCGCTTGCGTGACAACGAAAGTGTAGCGGCGCTTTTTACGGAAATTGCCCCTCGGAATACAAAACGTTCTGGAGGTTATTTCCGCGTATTGAGGTGTGGATTTCGCGCTGGAGACAATGCGCCTATGGCAATCATTGAACTGGTTGACCGTGCAAATAAGAACAGGAACGCCAAAAATTAATTCAAAGTCGGGAAAATTTGGTCAAGAAATTGGGAAACTGTTTTTTTAA
This genomic interval carries:
- a CDS encoding DNA-directed RNA polymerase subunit alpha translates to MQELHSFLTPKNIQVYPISTNHFRIVLEPLERGFGHTLGNALRRVLLSSMPGAAIVEAQIEGVLHEYSSLEGIREDIVDVILNLKGISVRLEGCDEATLNLSKKGPGVATAGDLQTDHRVKIANPDHIIAHLTRDGVLSMRLKAAIGRGYEPASIRAEKGENRSLLNVLLLDASYSPVRRVSYSVENTRVKKRIDLDKLIIELETNGTLNPEGAIRFAATILQQQLSAFVDMKHEERSTNCSKGEKINPVLFRSVDDLELTVRAANCLKAESVYYIGDLVQRSENDLLKTPNLGRKSLLEIKSVLAQKGLSLGMHIEGGWPPENFPEKKINYASS
- the rpsD gene encoding 30S ribosomal protein S4 — protein: MARYLGPKCRLLRREKTDLQLKSGIRSVDSKCNIERIPGMHWQRRGRTTDYSAQLRMKQLIKRYYGILEKQFRNYYQKADKFKGSTGENLLNLLERRLDNVVYRMGFSATRAEARQLVSHKAILVNGGLVNISSYQVKTGDSIEVRDCAKKQLRIKGALELAQQRATVPWIEVNSAKMVGVFKNQPSAAELPAEFKINLVVELYSK
- the rplQ gene encoding 50S ribosomal protein L17, which translates into the protein MRHRKSGRRLSRPSAHRNAIMRNMAVSLLKHEMIRTTLAKAKELRRTVEPLITVAKEDSVANRRLVFGRLRDNESVAALFTEIAPRNTKRSGGYFRVLRCGFRAGDNAPMAIIELVDRANKNRNAKN